One Stenotrophomonas oahuensis genomic region harbors:
- a CDS encoding YeeE/YedE family protein, translated as MKHLSPLIAGLLFGAGLVVSGMTDPNRVLAFLDVAGAWDPSLALVMLGALLPAGAAYQWMRGRNRTLTGLPVQLPVRTQIDLPLAAGAVLFGTGWGLLGLCPGPAVAMLSTGQPTVLMFLAAMLLGMGLYQARPPRRISR; from the coding sequence ATGAAGCACCTGTCGCCACTGATTGCCGGCCTGCTTTTCGGTGCCGGCCTGGTCGTGTCCGGCATGACCGATCCCAATCGGGTGCTGGCCTTTCTTGATGTTGCAGGTGCCTGGGACCCTTCGCTTGCGCTGGTCATGCTGGGAGCCTTGTTGCCTGCTGGCGCGGCCTACCAGTGGATGCGCGGACGCAACCGGACCTTGACCGGGTTGCCCGTGCAGTTGCCCGTTCGTACCCAGATCGACCTCCCGCTGGCGGCTGGTGCAGTGCTGTTTGGTACGGGCTGGGGCCTGCTGGGGCTGTGCCCGGGGCCGGCGGTGGCGATGCTGAGCACCGGGCAACCCACGGTGCTGATGTTCCTGGCTGCCATGCTGCTCGGAATGGGGCTGTATCAGGCGCGGCCTCCACGACGCATCAGCCGGTGA
- a CDS encoding DUF2878 domain-containing protein, whose protein sequence is MTKDDPAPHWRFWVNLLGNQGVWLCAVAGAGQGLQWPALLSASVYIASQLLISRNPRGDVCLVLLALACAFGVDGSAAASGTVLYSAAPWGWIPPPWILALWASFAMTLTTSMAFLQRHWLLPLVFGLLLAPLAYISASRGFSAVQFSAPAWHGITLLGATWATALSLLCRVARRAPLQPAGR, encoded by the coding sequence GTGACCAAAGACGATCCAGCTCCGCATTGGCGCTTCTGGGTCAATCTGCTCGGCAACCAAGGGGTGTGGTTGTGCGCGGTGGCAGGCGCTGGCCAAGGGCTCCAATGGCCCGCACTGCTCTCCGCCAGCGTATACATTGCCAGCCAGTTGCTGATCTCGCGTAACCCACGCGGGGATGTTTGCCTGGTCCTGCTGGCGCTGGCATGTGCGTTCGGCGTTGATGGGAGCGCGGCCGCAAGTGGAACCGTTCTCTACTCGGCCGCGCCATGGGGGTGGATCCCGCCACCATGGATTCTGGCACTTTGGGCGTCATTCGCGATGACGCTGACGACATCAATGGCGTTTCTGCAACGGCATTGGCTGCTCCCCCTGGTGTTCGGCTTGCTGTTGGCACCCCTCGCCTACATCTCCGCATCTCGAGGGTTCTCGGCGGTGCAGTTTTCAGCACCTGCGTGGCATGGAATTACGCTTCTGGGCGCAACCTGGGCAACTGCACTGTCACTGCTATGCCGAGTAGCGCGACGAGCGCCGTTGCAGCCAGCAGGGCGCTGA
- a CDS encoding DUF4275 family protein gives MDALHVLQTYTEAEAREWADAWLSVFGRNHQGANIKRYMWHVFSFERFPCLSGVQAMEAYARQSGVELVVLSNDRKRAVLTDSLPDAQAYWSDYYVFPPNLAWTMALTHEDGWLGPYFARHPDYVRLNEANELKLRKLRERETARNSGWCD, from the coding sequence TTGGATGCGCTCCATGTTCTGCAAACGTACACAGAGGCGGAAGCGCGCGAGTGGGCAGATGCGTGGCTGTCTGTATTTGGCCGCAACCACCAGGGTGCGAACATCAAGCGCTACATGTGGCACGTTTTCAGCTTTGAGCGCTTTCCCTGCCTGAGTGGGGTGCAGGCGATGGAGGCCTATGCAAGGCAGTCCGGCGTCGAGTTGGTTGTTCTTTCCAACGACCGAAAGCGCGCTGTGTTGACCGACAGTCTGCCCGACGCGCAGGCCTACTGGTCGGACTATTACGTCTTCCCGCCCAACCTCGCCTGGACCATGGCGTTAACCCACGAAGATGGGTGGCTGGGACCGTACTTCGCCCGGCATCCGGACTACGTTCGGCTCAATGAAGCCAATGAGCTCAAGCTGAGGAAGCTACGCGAGCGGGAGACGGCCCGAAACAGCGGATGGTGCGATTGA
- a CDS encoding DUF4124 domain-containing protein: MLLALCWACPAAAQQVYKCVDGGSTVYQSDPCTTGQAVKRWDAVPDAPNAQGQARLDAIQRELDSRRRSDARVRPPQSTVSGAAISQYRDPQACATAKAQRAAAFEAAGSRRTFELTRRMDDRVFDACK; this comes from the coding sequence GTGCTGCTGGCGCTGTGCTGGGCGTGCCCGGCCGCAGCCCAGCAGGTGTACAAGTGTGTGGACGGCGGAAGTACCGTCTACCAGTCCGATCCATGTACAACGGGACAGGCGGTGAAGCGATGGGACGCGGTGCCGGACGCGCCGAATGCACAAGGGCAGGCGCGGCTGGACGCGATTCAGCGCGAACTGGATTCGCGCAGGCGTTCAGATGCGCGGGTTCGACCACCGCAAAGTACCGTATCGGGTGCTGCCATCAGCCAGTACCGTGACCCGCAAGCCTGCGCGACCGCCAAGGCCCAGCGTGCCGCCGCGTTCGAAGCCGCCGGGTCGCGAAGAACGTTTGAACTCACCCGGCGGATGGACGATCGGGTGTTCGATGCCTGCAAATAA
- a CDS encoding CPBP family intramembrane glutamic endopeptidase, with protein MDAVIFAVSFTLICAALFLLVRLFDQRIPVSMALLGALLLGLDDLVTGLASTVPALAVFGGGWNWSGKVYSLVLSVLVILALKLDRHAVGLTFKQRTPWLSVAAVLGFIVWGSVLGWVFQPGSADAETLAFQVTMPGLAEELVYRGVVPTVLLGAVWGRALPERGYWPVIIGTAIAFGLWHSLGYSKGTWNIDPMSGLFPFIGSLAGGWLRFRTGSLLVPVLGHGLANLAFHVVGGLAA; from the coding sequence ATGGACGCCGTGATCTTCGCCGTCAGCTTCACATTGATTTGCGCAGCGCTGTTCCTGCTGGTTCGCCTGTTCGATCAGCGCATCCCTGTGAGCATGGCGCTGCTCGGCGCGCTGCTGCTGGGCCTGGATGATCTGGTCACCGGGCTGGCGTCCACCGTTCCTGCGCTGGCGGTGTTCGGTGGCGGCTGGAACTGGTCGGGCAAGGTCTACAGTCTCGTCCTCTCCGTGCTGGTCATTCTGGCGCTGAAGCTGGACCGCCACGCGGTCGGACTCACCTTCAAGCAGCGCACGCCGTGGCTGTCCGTGGCCGCTGTGCTGGGGTTCATCGTGTGGGGTTCCGTGTTGGGGTGGGTGTTCCAGCCCGGCTCGGCGGATGCGGAAACGCTCGCGTTCCAGGTCACCATGCCCGGGCTGGCGGAAGAGCTGGTGTATCGCGGTGTCGTGCCGACAGTGTTGTTGGGCGCGGTCTGGGGCAGGGCACTGCCTGAGCGCGGCTATTGGCCGGTGATCATCGGAACGGCCATTGCGTTCGGTTTGTGGCACAGCCTTGGATACAGCAAGGGAACCTGGAACATCGATCCCATGAGCGGGCTGTTTCCCTTCATCGGCAGTCTGGCCGGTGGCTGGCTGCGGTTCCGCACCGGCAGCCTGCTGGTGCCGGTGCTGGGCCATGGATTGGCCAATCTGGCCTTCCACGTGGTCGGTGGACTGGCGGCCTGA
- a CDS encoding S9 family peptidase has translation MRTTLLVSAVLLALAGCKPANESAPSASAPAASTAPVAEPELISRDALFGNPERVSVQLSPDGQYISWIAPVNGVLNVWVAPANDINAAKAVTKDASRGIRNHFWSYRPGTLVYLRDTGGDEDFHAFAVDVNSGAEKDLSPFPKTRAEVVGLSHLKPDAVLVSMNDRDPKWHDLYSVDLATGKRTEVVKNTHDLSSYVADANYQVRYATRSRDDGGSDILKPDGKGGWSKIDEIPFEDGLTTGPAGMTTDGSTLYLFDSRNRDTSALFAMDTASGQRTLVAEDARADISDSLSDPSTGKVQAVAVDYLREEWKPLDDTIGADLKKLKEIGPGDISVNSRTLDDKTWIVAYSAAEQPVLYYRYDRADGGKLTKLFGARPALDGKPLVKQWPQEIKARDGLNLVSYLTLPKVADADADGKADKPVPLVLMVHGGPWARDSYGYSGYGQWLANRGYAVLQVNYRGSTGFGKTFTNAGNGEWAGKMHDDLLDAVQWAFDNKVTTKDQVAIFGGSYGGYATLVGLTFTPDTFKCGVDLVGPSNLNTLLSTIPPYWASFFEQFAKRVGDPRTPEGKKLLEERSPLSHVDKISKPLLIGQGANDPRVKQPESDQIVKAMQAKGIPVTYALFPDEGHGFARPENSKAFNAVTEGFLSQCLGGRAEPIGKDFTGSSITVPTGADGVPGLAEALKGHSANVKK, from the coding sequence ATGCGCACTACGTTGTTGGTTTCTGCCGTACTGTTGGCCCTGGCAGGCTGCAAGCCCGCCAACGAATCCGCCCCGTCTGCATCGGCACCCGCTGCCAGTACGGCTCCGGTTGCCGAACCCGAACTCATTTCGCGTGACGCGCTGTTCGGCAACCCCGAGCGCGTTTCGGTGCAGCTCAGCCCGGACGGCCAGTACATCAGCTGGATCGCGCCGGTGAACGGCGTGCTGAATGTGTGGGTTGCCCCGGCTAACGACATCAACGCGGCCAAGGCGGTGACCAAGGACGCCTCGCGCGGCATCCGCAATCACTTCTGGAGCTACCGTCCCGGCACCCTGGTGTATCTGCGCGATACCGGCGGTGATGAAGACTTCCACGCCTTCGCTGTCGACGTGAACAGCGGCGCGGAAAAAGACCTTTCGCCGTTCCCCAAGACCCGCGCCGAGGTAGTGGGCTTGAGCCATCTCAAGCCAGACGCGGTGCTGGTGTCGATGAACGACCGCGACCCGAAGTGGCATGACCTTTACAGCGTCGACCTGGCCACCGGCAAGCGCACGGAAGTGGTGAAGAACACCCATGACCTGTCCAGCTACGTGGCCGATGCCAACTACCAGGTGCGCTACGCCACGCGGTCGCGCGATGACGGCGGCAGCGATATCCTGAAGCCGGATGGCAAGGGCGGCTGGAGCAAGATCGATGAGATCCCGTTTGAAGACGGTCTCACCACCGGGCCGGCGGGCATGACCACCGACGGCAGCACGTTGTATCTGTTCGACTCGCGTAATCGTGACACTTCCGCGCTGTTTGCCATGGATACCGCCAGTGGCCAGCGCACGCTGGTGGCCGAAGACGCCCGCGCCGACATCAGCGACAGCCTGTCCGACCCGAGTACCGGCAAGGTGCAGGCGGTGGCGGTGGATTACCTGCGGGAAGAGTGGAAGCCACTGGATGACACCATTGGCGCTGACCTGAAGAAGCTGAAAGAAATCGGCCCGGGCGACATCTCGGTCAACTCACGTACGCTGGACGACAAGACCTGGATCGTGGCGTACTCAGCGGCCGAGCAGCCGGTGCTGTACTACCGCTATGACCGTGCCGATGGCGGCAAGCTGACCAAACTGTTCGGCGCGCGCCCCGCGCTGGACGGCAAGCCGCTGGTGAAACAGTGGCCGCAGGAGATCAAGGCGCGCGACGGCCTGAATTTGGTGAGCTACCTGACCCTGCCCAAGGTGGCCGATGCGGATGCCGACGGCAAGGCCGACAAGCCGGTGCCGCTGGTGCTGATGGTGCATGGTGGCCCTTGGGCGCGGGATAGTTACGGCTACAGCGGGTACGGCCAGTGGCTGGCCAACCGTGGCTATGCGGTGCTGCAGGTGAACTACCGCGGCTCCACCGGCTTCGGCAAAACGTTCACCAACGCCGGTAATGGCGAGTGGGCCGGCAAGATGCACGATGACCTGCTGGACGCAGTGCAATGGGCGTTCGACAACAAGGTCACCACCAAGGACCAGGTGGCGATCTTCGGCGGCAGCTATGGCGGCTACGCCACACTGGTGGGCCTGACCTTCACCCCGGACACTTTCAAGTGCGGCGTGGACCTGGTCGGGCCGTCGAACCTCAACACGCTGCTGTCCACCATTCCGCCGTACTGGGCGTCGTTCTTCGAGCAGTTCGCCAAACGCGTGGGCGACCCGCGTACGCCGGAAGGCAAGAAGCTGTTGGAAGAGCGTTCTCCGCTGAGCCACGTCGACAAGATCAGCAAGCCGCTGCTGATCGGGCAGGGTGCCAACGACCCGCGCGTGAAGCAGCCGGAAAGCGACCAGATCGTCAAGGCCATGCAGGCCAAGGGGATTCCGGTGACGTACGCGCTGTTCCCGGATGAGGGCCATGGCTTCGCACGGCCTGAGAACAGCAAGGCATTCAACGCGGTCACCGAGGGCTTCCTGTCGCAGTGCCTGGGTGGCCGCGCCGAACCCATTGGCAAGGACTTCACCGGTTCCAGCATCACCGTGCCTACTGGGGCGGACGGTGTGCCCGGGTTGGCGGAAGCGCTGAAGGGACACTCCGCGAACGTAAAGAAGTAA
- a CDS encoding ATP-binding protein, producing the protein MPRTTLPVSNPDQLAYRLLMDSDWAEAGGLATAPAELRILLTTLFDSPEPLWLAWGAQDKHFFFNDAYLPLLGGKLHGAMGRGLQEVWSDVWTDVSAAIDDAFAGRHRSFRNLPLQMDRDGSMKETFWTFSYSPLRLLTGEVAGIFCVVSEQTEQIQQKNLHTRQVAAITEQARDAHLELVRAREQLRQAQKLETMGQLTGGVAHDFNNLLQVIGGSVDMLQHTLPPDAPQLRYVSAIGSAVDRAGKLTSHLLAFSRRQSLTPEVFDIRESVRALSDIVSTVLGARIRVDVLLPEAPLHVLLDRNQLDTSLINIAVNARDAIVGQGTVTISVSKVSTIPSVRQSAPLLGDYAAISVSDSGQGIAPEVLSRIFEPFFTTKGVGAGTGLGLSQVFGFVKQSEGEVDVRSTVGEGTTFTLYLPMTLAAASNAAVPSPHRLASGTGLTVLVVEDNVDVAAFATSALAELDFNVVLARNATEALAELERDAGRFQVVFSDVVMPGVNGLELARRIRATYPGLPVILTSGYSELLASDPNHGFTLLRKPYSLKQLASALAQATR; encoded by the coding sequence ATGCCCCGCACCACCCTGCCCGTATCCAATCCCGACCAGTTGGCCTATCGCCTGCTGATGGACAGCGACTGGGCCGAAGCGGGCGGCCTGGCAACAGCCCCCGCCGAGCTGCGCATCCTGTTGACCACGCTGTTCGATTCACCCGAGCCGCTATGGCTGGCCTGGGGCGCGCAGGACAAGCACTTCTTCTTCAATGACGCCTACCTGCCGCTGCTGGGCGGCAAGCTGCATGGGGCCATGGGGCGCGGCCTCCAAGAGGTGTGGAGCGACGTATGGACCGACGTGAGCGCGGCCATCGACGATGCATTCGCGGGTCGCCACCGCAGTTTCCGCAACCTGCCCCTGCAGATGGATCGCGACGGCTCCATGAAGGAAACCTTCTGGACCTTCTCCTACTCCCCGCTTCGTCTGTTGACCGGCGAGGTGGCTGGCATCTTCTGCGTGGTCAGCGAACAGACCGAACAGATCCAGCAGAAGAACCTGCACACCCGCCAGGTCGCCGCCATCACCGAACAGGCCCGCGACGCCCACCTGGAACTGGTGCGCGCCCGCGAGCAGCTGCGCCAGGCACAAAAGCTGGAAACCATGGGCCAGCTCACCGGCGGCGTCGCACATGACTTCAACAACCTGCTGCAGGTCATTGGCGGTTCGGTGGACATGCTGCAGCACACCCTGCCACCCGACGCCCCGCAGCTGCGCTACGTCTCCGCCATCGGCTCGGCTGTGGATCGTGCCGGCAAGCTGACCTCGCATCTGCTGGCATTTTCGCGCAGACAGAGCCTCACTCCCGAGGTGTTCGACATCCGCGAAAGCGTGCGGGCCCTTTCAGACATCGTGAGCACGGTACTGGGTGCCCGCATCCGCGTGGATGTGCTTCTGCCGGAAGCTCCTCTGCACGTACTGCTGGATCGCAATCAGCTTGATACCTCACTGATCAACATCGCAGTCAATGCGCGCGACGCCATCGTCGGCCAGGGGACCGTCACGATTTCCGTCTCCAAGGTCAGCACCATTCCCTCCGTACGCCAGTCCGCCCCGCTGCTGGGTGACTATGCCGCCATCAGCGTGAGCGACAGCGGACAGGGCATTGCGCCAGAGGTGCTGAGCCGTATCTTCGAACCGTTCTTCACCACCAAAGGCGTGGGGGCCGGCACCGGGCTCGGGCTGAGCCAGGTGTTCGGCTTCGTCAAACAATCGGAAGGCGAAGTCGACGTGCGAAGCACGGTTGGCGAAGGCACCACCTTTACCCTGTACCTGCCGATGACCCTGGCCGCCGCCAGCAACGCGGCCGTACCTTCACCTCACCGCCTGGCCAGTGGCACCGGACTCACCGTGCTGGTGGTGGAAGACAACGTGGACGTAGCCGCCTTCGCGACAAGCGCCCTGGCAGAGCTGGATTTCAACGTGGTACTCGCCCGCAATGCCACTGAAGCGCTGGCCGAACTGGAGCGCGACGCCGGTCGCTTCCAGGTCGTGTTCTCGGATGTGGTCATGCCCGGGGTCAACGGCCTGGAGCTGGCCCGGCGCATCCGTGCCACCTATCCGGGTTTGCCGGTCATTCTGACCAGCGGCTACAGCGAGCTGTTGGCCAGCGACCCGAACCACGGCTTCACGCTGCTGCGCAAACCCTATTCACTCAAGCAGCTGGCCAGCGCACTGGCACAGGCCACGCGATAA
- a CDS encoding putative quinol monooxygenase, with protein sequence MYGLIGKMKTAPGQRDAVIAILLEGTDGMPGCRSYVVARDPTDPDAVWITEVWDSAELHRASLALPGVQDAIARARPHITGFGERFETEPVGGFGV encoded by the coding sequence ATGTACGGACTGATTGGCAAGATGAAGACCGCGCCCGGCCAGCGTGACGCGGTGATCGCGATTCTGCTGGAGGGGACCGATGGCATGCCCGGGTGTCGCAGCTATGTCGTGGCGCGTGACCCGACTGATCCCGATGCGGTCTGGATTACCGAGGTGTGGGACAGTGCGGAGCTGCACCGGGCATCGTTGGCGTTGCCGGGTGTGCAGGACGCGATTGCGCGGGCCAGGCCGCACATCACTGGGTTTGGTGAGCGGTTTGAGACGGAGCCGGTTGGGGGTTTTGGGGTGTAG
- a CDS encoding S41 family peptidase, producing MDKPWREGIQDIGGDCTRSFAASPVTTHGATITVDARPKGCGYRFAVQREAGTVAHYTLEVEKGTLDAGEMQISVIAYDGQRKLDRDQRRFQAPADLSGLRLPLDVPASARLIELSFGGHQGARFSIEGVRLVPHASSAYMGVSGIALYEEAMQVIADNAYYARELPADFREHWRPAANATPGEARSAIKRVLKALGDGHSFLMDPARQANEPRIARASFVAPQSEVLEPGIGYLVIPGTRAGNDALRVRYRDAVLDALRAGSAQGVRGWVVDLRDNGGGTMWPMLAGLEPLLRGQTPGYFQRPDGSRDAWPNNTTAASAGAPDLGKVPVAVLTSGRTGSSGEAMVVAFRGRPNTRSFGAPTFGVATANAGHRLADGTMLQLTGALFVDRNGSGDGKPLVPDETVRELGVGDRTRQSAIEWLRQQR from the coding sequence ATGGACAAGCCCTGGCGCGAGGGCATCCAGGACATCGGGGGGGATTGCACCCGCTCATTCGCCGCCTCGCCGGTAACGACACATGGCGCGACGATCACCGTGGACGCTCGCCCGAAGGGATGCGGGTATCGCTTTGCCGTGCAGCGCGAAGCCGGCACCGTTGCTCATTACACGCTTGAGGTTGAGAAGGGCACGCTTGACGCCGGTGAAATGCAGATTTCGGTGATCGCCTACGACGGACAACGGAAGCTTGATCGGGACCAGCGACGTTTCCAGGCCCCAGCAGACCTTTCGGGCCTGAGGCTGCCACTGGATGTGCCGGCGTCCGCGCGCTTAATCGAATTGAGTTTCGGCGGCCACCAAGGTGCCCGGTTCTCCATCGAGGGCGTGCGTCTAGTACCGCACGCCAGTTCGGCGTATATGGGCGTCAGCGGTATCGCGCTCTATGAAGAGGCCATGCAGGTCATCGCCGACAATGCCTACTACGCGCGGGAACTGCCGGCAGACTTCCGTGAGCACTGGCGGCCGGCCGCGAATGCAACACCCGGCGAAGCGCGCAGCGCGATCAAACGGGTACTGAAGGCGCTTGGCGATGGGCACAGCTTTCTGATGGATCCCGCACGCCAGGCAAACGAGCCGCGCATTGCGCGGGCGAGTTTCGTGGCCCCACAGTCGGAGGTACTGGAGCCCGGCATCGGATACCTCGTGATACCGGGCACACGCGCAGGAAATGATGCACTACGGGTCCGTTACCGTGACGCGGTCTTGGATGCACTTCGGGCCGGCAGCGCGCAGGGCGTGCGCGGCTGGGTGGTGGATCTGCGCGATAACGGCGGCGGCACCATGTGGCCCATGCTTGCCGGCCTGGAGCCGCTGCTGCGCGGGCAGACACCGGGCTACTTTCAGCGTCCTGACGGTAGCCGCGACGCATGGCCGAACAACACGACGGCGGCGTCGGCGGGCGCGCCCGATCTCGGAAAGGTACCCGTGGCAGTGCTGACGTCGGGACGCACCGGCAGCTCGGGGGAGGCCATGGTGGTTGCCTTCCGGGGCCGGCCCAACACCCGCAGCTTTGGTGCGCCGACCTTCGGCGTGGCTACTGCCAACGCCGGTCACCGGCTCGCCGATGGCACGATGCTGCAGCTGACTGGAGCGCTGTTCGTGGACCGGAACGGGAGCGGGGATGGCAAGCCACTGGTGCCGGATGAAACCGTGCGCGAGCTGGGCGTGGGTGACCGTACCCGGCAATCCGCGATCGAGTGGCTGCGTCAGCAACGCTAG